From one Physeter macrocephalus isolate SW-GA chromosome 18, ASM283717v5, whole genome shotgun sequence genomic stretch:
- the LOC112062563 gene encoding dolichyl-diphosphooligosaccharide--protein glycosyltransferase subunit 1-like, which produces MESSAARLLPLLLLIWAWAPAPSRASAEAPPLINEDVKRTVDLSSHLAKVTAEVVLAHAGGSSSSRVASFLLALEPELEARLAYLGVQVKGEDEEENNLEVRETKIQGKR; this is translated from the exons ATGGAGTCGTCCGCAGCCCgcctgctgccgctgctgctgctgatcTGGGCCTGGGCCCCGGCGCCGAGCCGCGCCTCCGCGGAGGCGCCGCCGCTGATCAACGAGGACGTGAAGCGCACCGTGGACCTGAGCAGCCACTTGGCCAAGGTGACGGCCGAGGTGGTCCTGGCGCATGCGGGCGGTAGCTCCTCGTCCCGCGTCGCCTCCTTCCTGCTGGCTCTGGAGCCCGAGCTCGAGGCCCGGCTGGCGTACCTCGGCGTGCAG GTGAAGGGAGAGGATGAGGAAGAGAACAATCTGGAAGTACGAGAAACCAAAATTCAGGGTAAAAGGTAA